One Pararhizobium sp. IMCC3301 DNA segment encodes these proteins:
- a CDS encoding TRAP transporter substrate-binding protein gives MLIRSILKFALALAISAVPISAVSAQKLKVSSFLPPNHTFHKMLDMWSAEMSEKSNGELSLEVFTSGQLGPPPRQFELVAAGAADLAIILHGATPGRFPVTELAGLPLSFPSKGDNSAITSRRLTELAPEFLAEEHAGTKIMWMAVTPPLKIHSANADLSVLENIKGQRIRYAGAIWQQVIEKLDAVPMAIPPAQSADSMSKGVADAASFPFEATKAFDMASIVKYSLEPGIASATFAVVMNENTYNSLSPEMRKIIDETTGPDRGEAFGKMWDEGEAEARAYMESGGVEIVQLSDAERAKLETLVAPIVESFTSAVDAAGKPGSAFVEAYTK, from the coding sequence ATGCTAATCAGATCAATACTGAAATTCGCACTTGCGCTGGCCATCAGCGCCGTACCCATCTCGGCGGTCTCCGCCCAGAAACTCAAAGTTTCGAGTTTCCTGCCGCCCAATCACACTTTTCACAAGATGCTGGACATGTGGTCGGCCGAAATGAGCGAGAAATCCAATGGCGAGTTGTCACTGGAAGTCTTCACATCGGGCCAGCTTGGTCCACCTCCGCGCCAGTTTGAACTTGTCGCTGCGGGCGCTGCCGATCTGGCCATCATTCTTCATGGCGCAACACCGGGCCGTTTCCCTGTCACGGAACTGGCCGGGCTGCCGCTCAGCTTTCCATCCAAGGGCGATAACAGCGCCATCACATCGCGCCGTCTGACAGAACTTGCGCCGGAATTTCTGGCCGAAGAGCATGCTGGCACAAAGATCATGTGGATGGCGGTCACACCGCCCTTGAAAATTCACTCCGCAAACGCGGATTTGAGTGTGCTTGAGAATATCAAGGGTCAGCGCATCCGCTATGCCGGAGCGATCTGGCAGCAGGTGATCGAAAAGCTGGATGCTGTGCCAATGGCAATTCCGCCTGCACAATCTGCAGACAGTATGTCCAAAGGTGTTGCTGATGCAGCTTCATTCCCGTTTGAAGCGACCAAGGCATTCGACATGGCTTCTATCGTCAAATACTCGCTTGAGCCGGGTATAGCGTCGGCCACCTTTGCCGTCGTCATGAATGAAAATACCTACAACAGCCTCAGCCCGGAAATGCGCAAGATCATTGACGAGACGACCGGTCCGGACCGCGGTGAAGCCTTCGGCAAGATGTGGGACGAAGGCGAAGCGGAAGCACGCGCCTATATGGAAAGTGGCGGCGTTGAGATTGTGCAGCTGTCTGATGCCGAACGGGCGAAACTGGAAACTCTGGTTGCTCCCATAGTGGAAAGTTTTACCTCAGCCGTCGATGCTGCGGGTAAACCCGGCAGTGCATTCGTGGAAGCCTACACGAAGTAG
- a CDS encoding Xaa-Pro peptidase family protein: MKLRSPITDAELQRRWTEVATAMKDQDIDALVMQNTSDWVGGYVRWFSDIPACNGYPRTLVFYRDQPMTIIEMGAFDVVRDLAGKDEIHRGVGRMVHTPSFTSIGYTNTYDAALLVAELQRTKPAKVGWLTPGALPFSLIDCVQNMLDRPELVDATDLVDTIKAIKSPEEIELIHRTAQLQDRVFAEVCDFLRPGVTDIDVANHAQAAAHRLGSDQGIFLGTSAPLGRSSRFAGRAFQGRTIETGDHFSLLIEVNGPGGVYLEIARTMVLGTASDHLLQAFDHVRKAQDHTLSLMRPGADPASVAAAHDAWMRDHDLPPETRLYAHGQGVDMVERPMIRKDETMPLARDMCFAVHPGFDDGQVFAVICDNYMIEADGPGACLHNTDKKIFQL, encoded by the coding sequence GTGAAACTGCGCTCTCCGATTACCGATGCAGAACTGCAGCGCCGCTGGACTGAAGTTGCCACGGCCATGAAGGATCAGGATATTGATGCATTGGTGATGCAGAACACCAGCGACTGGGTGGGCGGCTATGTCCGCTGGTTCAGCGATATACCCGCTTGCAATGGCTATCCCAGAACCCTGGTTTTTTACCGCGATCAACCCATGACAATCATCGAGATGGGCGCGTTTGACGTGGTGCGGGACCTGGCCGGCAAGGACGAGATACACCGCGGTGTCGGGCGCATGGTTCACACCCCGTCCTTCACCTCCATCGGTTACACCAACACCTATGATGCCGCGCTTCTGGTAGCTGAATTGCAACGCACCAAACCGGCAAAGGTCGGATGGCTGACACCCGGTGCGCTACCGTTCAGCCTGATTGATTGTGTGCAGAACATGCTGGACCGGCCGGAACTGGTCGATGCCACCGATCTGGTTGACACGATCAAGGCGATCAAGAGCCCTGAAGAGATTGAACTCATTCACCGCACGGCGCAGTTGCAGGACCGGGTGTTCGCGGAAGTGTGCGATTTTCTGCGTCCCGGCGTAACAGATATTGATGTCGCCAATCACGCCCAGGCTGCCGCGCACCGGCTCGGCAGCGATCAGGGGATTTTCCTTGGAACCTCTGCGCCGCTTGGCCGCTCCTCGCGTTTTGCAGGCCGCGCATTCCAGGGGCGCACCATTGAGACGGGCGATCATTTTTCCCTGCTGATCGAGGTCAACGGACCCGGCGGCGTCTATCTGGAAATTGCACGGACCATGGTTCTTGGCACGGCCAGTGATCATCTGTTGCAGGCCTTTGACCATGTCCGCAAGGCCCAGGATCACACTTTGTCGCTGATGCGGCCCGGAGCAGATCCTGCCAGCGTGGCAGCAGCTCACGATGCCTGGATGCGGGATCACGATCTGCCGCCTGAAACCCGGCTTTACGCGCATGGCCAGGGTGTCGACATGGTCGAGCGCCCGATGATCCGCAAGGATGAAACCATGCCGCTGGCCAGGGATATGTGTTTTGCGGTTCATCCGGGTTTTGACGATGGCCAGGTGTTTGCGGTGATCTGCGACAATTACATGATTGAGGCGGACGGTCCGGGTGCCTGCCTGCACAACACCGACAAGAAGATTTTTCAACTCTGA
- a CDS encoding Maf family nucleotide pyrophosphatase — MAAKPTPKLVLASSSPRRLALLQQVGLQPDRLQPVDLDETPRRRESPRALAGRLACAKAQVARDTLVAHARSMDARKGEHADMAPKTDRYDDAFVLGADTVVAIGQRILPKTETVNEAVEALERLSGRAHRVYTGVAFITPRGGMRKRLVETKVRFKKLSRMEIDAYLASEEWRGKAGGYAIQGLAAAFVTSLQGSYTGVVGLPLFETVSLLQGEGFPVVLNWLNHE, encoded by the coding sequence ATGGCCGCCAAACCCACCCCGAAATTGGTTCTTGCCTCTTCGTCGCCGCGCCGGCTTGCGCTGTTGCAGCAGGTCGGCCTGCAGCCGGACCGCCTGCAGCCGGTTGATCTGGATGAAACTCCGCGTCGCCGCGAAAGCCCGCGTGCCCTGGCCGGTCGGCTTGCCTGTGCCAAGGCGCAGGTCGCCCGCGATACGCTGGTGGCCCATGCCAGATCGATGGATGCCAGGAAGGGCGAACACGCGGATATGGCACCGAAAACCGACCGCTACGATGACGCCTTTGTGCTCGGCGCGGATACGGTGGTGGCGATCGGACAGCGCATCCTGCCGAAAACCGAAACCGTCAATGAAGCCGTTGAGGCTCTGGAGCGTCTGTCAGGCCGGGCGCACAGAGTGTATACCGGCGTCGCCTTCATCACCCCGCGCGGCGGTATGCGCAAACGGCTGGTTGAAACCAAGGTGCGTTTCAAAAAACTCTCGCGCATGGAAATCGATGCCTATCTGGCGTCCGAGGAATGGCGCGGGAAAGCCGGCGGTTATGCCATTCAGGGTCTGGCCGCTGCCTTTGTCACCAGCCTGCAGGGCTCTTATACCGGTGTGGTCGGCCTGCCGCTGTTTGAGACCGTTTCGCTGCT
- a CDS encoding amidohydrolase family protein, which yields MNNANGHRKIAIEEHFMAPDFVDYWSKTAINISPAMFGKARDALQDFGEARLANMDRNNIEKAVLSLAGPGVQAEPQTVTAVRMARRCNEFLAEQISKRPERYAGFAHLAMQDPAEAASELERCVTELGFCGAMINGQTNGAYLDDDRFSVFWERASDLQVPVYIHPNNPPDVPYMYHNHPELFGPVWSWTVETGNHALRLLFSGVFDRYPDARLVLGHMGETLPYQLWRFDSRWEISNRGDMTLEMKPSDYFRRNIYATTAGVCSDQPLRCAIDAMGADRVMFSVDYPFEKADDAGSWIENAPLSDEERDLVCYRNAKTLLRL from the coding sequence ATGAACAATGCAAACGGACACAGGAAAATAGCCATTGAAGAGCATTTCATGGCACCGGATTTTGTCGATTACTGGTCAAAGACCGCGATTAATATCAGTCCGGCAATGTTCGGCAAAGCCCGTGACGCGCTGCAGGATTTCGGTGAGGCGCGCCTCGCCAATATGGACCGCAACAACATTGAAAAGGCGGTGCTGTCTTTGGCCGGACCCGGCGTGCAGGCGGAACCGCAAACGGTCACTGCGGTGCGCATGGCGCGGCGCTGCAATGAATTTCTCGCAGAGCAAATCAGCAAGCGGCCGGAGCGCTATGCAGGTTTCGCCCATCTTGCCATGCAGGACCCGGCGGAAGCTGCATCGGAACTTGAGCGCTGTGTCACCGAGCTGGGTTTCTGTGGCGCGATGATCAACGGCCAGACCAATGGTGCCTATCTCGATGATGACCGGTTTTCTGTGTTCTGGGAGCGCGCCTCGGATCTGCAGGTGCCGGTCTATATCCATCCCAATAATCCGCCGGACGTACCTTACATGTATCACAACCACCCGGAATTGTTCGGCCCGGTCTGGTCATGGACGGTTGAAACCGGAAATCACGCCTTGCGGCTGCTGTTCAGCGGTGTCTTCGACCGCTATCCCGACGCCAGGCTGGTGCTCGGCCATATGGGCGAGACGCTGCCCTATCAGTTATGGCGTTTTGACAGCCGCTGGGAAATCAGCAATCGCGGCGACATGACACTGGAGATGAAACCGTCGGATTATTTCCGGCGCAATATATATGCCACCACTGCAGGGGTGTGTTCCGATCAACCGCTGCGCTGCGCCATCGATGCCATGGGCGCGGACCGTGTGATGTTCTCCGTGGATTATCCGTTTGAAAAAGCAGATGACGCAGGATCGTGGATCGAGAACGCGCCCCTGTCTGACGAGGAGCGCGATCTGGTGTGTTACCGCAATGCCAAGACCCTGCTGCGGCTATGA
- a CDS encoding glutathione S-transferase family protein — protein MKLYHNNNSVCSQKVRVTLAEKQLQWESVHLELAKGEQYEPDYLLLNPEGVVPTLVDDGLVLRESSVIAEYLDQLSAANPLAPTAPQALAAVHLWLIRTIDIHAAINSVTFATLMRQKQLQDSTPEEVRARIAKFPNPQIRSKRLDLYSNGVKSPYVAGALFTLLRMFEDMARNLEKSDWLTDGRYGLSDIALIAYVDRLDRLGLSGLWSERYPAIETWLRASQARPSYQTAIGSLIPPQLAQQTQQAGQAAWPEIKEIWKSM, from the coding sequence GTGAAGCTTTATCATAACAACAATAGCGTCTGTTCGCAGAAGGTCCGTGTCACACTGGCTGAAAAGCAATTGCAGTGGGAGAGCGTGCATCTGGAACTGGCGAAGGGTGAACAGTACGAACCTGACTATCTGTTGTTGAACCCTGAAGGTGTGGTTCCAACCCTTGTTGATGATGGGCTGGTGCTGCGCGAATCCAGTGTCATTGCAGAATATCTCGACCAGTTGAGTGCTGCCAATCCGCTCGCTCCCACTGCGCCACAGGCCCTTGCCGCAGTGCATCTGTGGCTGATACGGACAATTGATATACATGCGGCGATCAATTCTGTGACCTTTGCCACGCTGATGCGCCAAAAACAGCTTCAAGACAGCACGCCGGAGGAAGTTCGGGCTCGTATTGCAAAATTTCCCAACCCGCAAATCCGGTCCAAACGTCTGGATCTGTATAGTAATGGCGTGAAATCTCCCTACGTCGCTGGTGCCCTGTTCACGCTGCTGCGGATGTTCGAGGATATGGCGCGGAATTTGGAAAAATCGGATTGGCTGACGGATGGCAGATACGGCCTGTCCGACATTGCACTGATCGCCTATGTTGACCGGCTCGACCGATTGGGCCTGAGCGGGCTTTGGTCGGAACGCTATCCGGCAATTGAGACCTGGCTGCGTGCCAGCCAGGCGCGACCCAGCTACCAGACTGCAATTGGAAGTCTGATCCCGCCACAACTCGCCCAACAGACACAGCAGGCGGGACAAGCTGCCTGGCCGGAAATCAAAGAGATCTGGAAGTCCATGTGA
- a CDS encoding TRAP transporter small permease, whose product MPPNSRFRRLSQFIFELQLKLSMLALFAMMLIIVADVFMRYAFNAPIRGTYDLVGILLVIMVFFGLARVIADRAEITIDIVDGWLPAAAVRLLMGLAAFVALGVLVFFFWSMIGPMTSAYNYGDRSLELNLPVWLIWVLSLIGLSGAILAAALTAFSPGTATPVDNRDAAQ is encoded by the coding sequence ATGCCGCCCAACAGCCGTTTCAGGCGTCTGTCGCAGTTTATTTTTGAATTGCAACTGAAGCTGTCAATGCTTGCCCTGTTTGCAATGATGCTGATCATCGTCGCCGACGTGTTCATGCGCTACGCTTTCAACGCACCCATTCGCGGCACCTATGATCTGGTCGGGATTCTGCTGGTCATCATGGTGTTCTTTGGCCTGGCCCGTGTCATTGCGGACCGTGCCGAAATCACCATTGATATTGTCGACGGATGGCTCCCGGCGGCAGCGGTGCGGCTGTTGATGGGTCTTGCGGCTTTTGTCGCACTTGGGGTGCTGGTGTTCTTCTTCTGGTCGATGATAGGACCGATGACCAGCGCCTACAATTATGGTGACCGCTCTCTGGAACTCAATCTTCCCGTATGGCTGATCTGGGTGCTGTCCCTGATCGGCCTCAGCGGAGCAATCCTTGCCGCAGCTTTGACTGCGTTTTCTCCCGGGACTGCCACACCGGTCGATAACAGGGACGCAGCACAATGA
- a CDS encoding TRAP transporter large permease, with the protein MSIPVMGLLFMLLLFGLLLLRQPVWLALALCGIVGNVLLSNVTVAKLVAGTTIFDIASSYGLSVVPLFILMGEIASKSRLSADLFKAARVVLSGMRGGLAVATICASGAFGAICGSSIATAATMTRIAMPEMRRAGYDEGIAAASVASGGTLGILIPPSIILVIYGSIAEVSVPKLFAASLFPGLILLVLYAIVALVVAARSPDRVPLDSSASMAERFKALRQPWQFIVLFAATIGGIYLGVFSPNEAAAVGAFGAIVLGFATGNLTFERLTEAVRVSVITSAVLFMIIIGATIFANFVVQTRLPELLLASARDFGLQPWAVVTIIILLYVVMGCFLEGIGMMLITVPVFLPVIIGYGYDPIWFGVLVVVVVELGLITPPVGMNLFIIQAQIPGTSIRTLYRGILPFLIAPLILIAILFALPQLTLWLPSILY; encoded by the coding sequence ATGAGCATCCCGGTTATGGGTCTGTTGTTCATGTTGCTGCTGTTCGGCCTTTTGCTGCTGCGCCAGCCGGTGTGGCTGGCCCTGGCGCTGTGCGGCATTGTCGGTAACGTGTTGCTGTCAAATGTCACAGTGGCAAAACTGGTGGCCGGCACCACAATTTTCGACATTGCCTCAAGCTATGGCTTGTCGGTTGTGCCGCTGTTCATTCTGATGGGCGAAATCGCCTCCAAATCCAGATTGTCGGCGGATCTGTTCAAAGCCGCCCGTGTTGTCCTGTCCGGCATGCGCGGCGGTCTGGCGGTCGCCACAATTTGTGCATCCGGTGCCTTTGGCGCGATTTGCGGCTCATCCATTGCAACCGCTGCGACAATGACCCGGATTGCCATGCCGGAAATGCGCCGCGCCGGTTATGACGAAGGCATTGCAGCCGCATCTGTGGCATCCGGCGGCACTTTGGGAATTCTCATTCCGCCCTCCATTATCCTTGTGATCTACGGCTCGATTGCCGAAGTCTCAGTGCCCAAACTGTTCGCCGCATCCCTGTTCCCCGGGCTTATTCTGCTTGTCCTTTATGCCATTGTTGCCCTGGTCGTCGCCGCCCGGTCTCCGGACCGGGTGCCGCTCGATTCCAGCGCGAGCATGGCAGAGCGTTTCAAAGCGCTGCGTCAGCCATGGCAGTTCATCGTGTTGTTCGCCGCAACGATCGGCGGCATCTATCTGGGCGTCTTCAGCCCCAATGAAGCCGCTGCGGTCGGCGCGTTTGGTGCCATTGTGCTGGGATTTGCCACAGGAAATCTGACATTTGAGCGCCTCACCGAAGCTGTGCGCGTATCGGTGATCACATCCGCCGTGCTGTTCATGATCATCATTGGTGCCACGATTTTTGCAAATTTCGTTGTTCAGACCCGCCTGCCGGAACTGCTTCTGGCGAGCGCACGGGATTTTGGCCTTCAACCATGGGCGGTCGTGACCATCATCATTCTGCTCTATGTGGTCATGGGATGCTTTCTGGAAGGCATCGGCATGATGCTGATCACTGTACCGGTCTTTCTTCCGGTCATCATTGGCTACGGCTATGATCCGATCTGGTTCGGTGTTCTTGTTGTCGTTGTCGTCGAGCTGGGTCTGATTACGCCTCCGGTGGGGATGAATCTGTTTATCATTCAAGCGCAGATTCCGGGCACCAGTATCCGCACACTTTATCGCGGAATACTGCCGTTTTTGATTGCCCCGCTGATCCTGATCGCTATCCTGTTCGCGCTTCCGCAATTGACACTCTGGCTTCCATCCATCCTCTATTAG
- a CDS encoding pirin family protein: MSIRPVNQIIQAQPTMEGAGVKLHRAFGFGDPEMADPFLLLDDFRNDKPQDYMRGFPWHPHRGIETITYILSGSVEHADSLGNKGSLQAGDVQWMTAGSGILHQEMPEGDAKGKMHGFQLWANLPRKLKMTDPRYQDVEASEIPLLQEDDGTEVKIICGELWDRKGPVDGIAAEPRYLDVFVPAGRKRTLPVSTRQKAFAYIFEGSGTFRDASKPFGVLTEKEANGEELLIRDQTGNRSLVLFGSGDEITVQAGDEGIRFLLVSGTPIQEPVAWHGPIVMNTRQELMQAVNELNAGTFIRKTA; this comes from the coding sequence ATGTCCATTCGCCCGGTCAATCAGATTATTCAGGCCCAGCCAACCATGGAGGGTGCCGGTGTCAAGCTGCATCGCGCCTTCGGATTTGGCGACCCGGAGATGGCGGATCCGTTTCTGCTGCTGGATGATTTCCGCAATGACAAGCCGCAGGATTACATGCGCGGATTTCCCTGGCATCCGCATCGCGGTATCGAAACCATCACCTATATTCTATCGGGCAGTGTTGAACATGCCGACAGCCTGGGCAATAAGGGCTCGCTTCAGGCCGGCGATGTGCAGTGGATGACGGCCGGCAGCGGTATTCTGCATCAGGAAATGCCGGAAGGCGACGCCAAGGGCAAGATGCACGGCTTTCAGCTGTGGGCAAATCTGCCGCGCAAGCTGAAAATGACCGATCCGCGTTATCAGGATGTCGAGGCCAGCGAAATCCCGCTGCTGCAGGAGGATGATGGCACCGAGGTGAAAATCATCTGCGGAGAATTGTGGGACCGCAAAGGCCCGGTTGATGGCATTGCTGCCGAACCGCGCTATCTTGATGTGTTCGTGCCGGCTGGCCGCAAACGCACCCTGCCGGTGAGCACACGGCAGAAAGCCTTCGCCTATATTTTTGAAGGTTCCGGCACATTTCGCGATGCGTCCAAACCGTTTGGCGTTCTCACTGAAAAGGAAGCCAATGGCGAAGAGCTGCTGATCCGGGACCAGACAGGCAACCGCTCTTTGGTGCTGTTTGGCAGCGGTGATGAAATTACTGTTCAGGCCGGTGACGAGGGCATTCGCTTTCTGCTGGTGTCAGGCACTCCAATTCAGGAACCGGTGGCCTGGCACGGCCCCATCGTCATGAATACACGGCAGGAACTGATGCAGGCGGTCAATGAGTTGAACGCCGGCACCTTTATCCGAAAAACGGCATAA
- a CDS encoding lytic transglycosylase domain-containing protein has protein sequence MHRKFGILVGAFSLALISGSAQAAVCSNNGAGFDTFKRDFAREAQAAGIGQRGLAALASTEYSPGVIKYDRSVSRSFKHADTNFASFYAKKTKGLLGPTRSRLKQNARLLGNIENQYGVPKEILVTIWGMETGFGGYTGKYDIVTSLASLTHDCRRSGFFKPNLMAALQIIDKGWIDRGQMRGARHGEIGQTQFMAKNYVKFGIDYDGDGRRDLIGSVPDVLASTANYLRSYGWKPGQPYGPGTRNFGVLKEWNASSAYQQAIAKFAASL, from the coding sequence ATGCATAGAAAATTCGGCATTCTCGTTGGCGCGTTCTCGTTGGCGCTGATCTCCGGTTCCGCTCAGGCTGCCGTGTGCAGCAATAATGGTGCCGGATTTGACACGTTCAAACGGGATTTCGCCAGAGAAGCCCAAGCTGCCGGAATCGGTCAGCGTGGTCTGGCAGCACTGGCCTCTACCGAATATTCGCCCGGCGTTATCAAATATGATCGCAGCGTCAGTCGCAGTTTCAAACATGCAGATACAAATTTTGCCAGCTTCTATGCAAAGAAGACCAAAGGCCTGCTCGGTCCCACGCGCAGCCGGCTGAAGCAGAATGCCAGACTTCTCGGCAACATTGAAAATCAATATGGTGTGCCGAAAGAAATCCTTGTTACGATCTGGGGCATGGAAACCGGATTTGGCGGCTATACCGGCAAATACGATATTGTCACATCACTGGCCTCGCTGACCCATGACTGCCGGCGCTCTGGATTTTTCAAACCCAATCTGATGGCGGCCCTGCAGATCATTGACAAGGGCTGGATTGATCGAGGCCAGATGCGCGGCGCACGTCACGGAGAAATCGGCCAGACCCAGTTCATGGCCAAGAATTATGTCAAATTCGGCATTGATTATGACGGTGATGGCCGCCGCGATCTCATCGGCTCGGTCCCCGATGTGCTGGCCTCGACAGCCAATTATCTGCGTTCCTATGGCTGGAAACCAGGGCAGCCCTACGGTCCGGGCACACGTAATTTTGGCGTGCTGAAAGAATGGAATGCGTCTTCGGCCTATCAGCAGGCAATCGCGAAATTTGCCGCATCGCTGTGA
- the infA gene encoding translation initiation factor IF-1 — protein MAKEEVLEFPGVVTELLPNAMFRVKLENDHEIIAHTAGRMRKNRIRVLAGDKILVEMTPYDLTKGRITYRFK, from the coding sequence ATGGCTAAGGAAGAAGTCCTTGAGTTTCCCGGTGTGGTCACCGAGTTACTGCCCAACGCGATGTTTCGCGTGAAATTGGAAAATGACCACGAAATAATCGCCCATACGGCTGGCCGCATGCGCAAGAACCGCATTCGTGTGCTCGCAGGCGACAAGATTCTGGTGGAAATGACGCCTTACGACCTGACCAAAGGGCGCATCACCTACCGCTTTAAGTAA
- a CDS encoding D-2-hydroxyacid dehydrogenase produces the protein MPSRTVLIYDRNADWYAEQLAKLCPGYRFVTATSADDAMKLAGEAEILMALAPAIKRDLIAAMPKLQWVQALTTGVDNLVAMAELSPKVTLTNCSGFHGPQMSELALLLMLSLARNFPAMLDNQQAAKWERWPQPLLTGKTACLVGLGSIAETLAKRCVALDMRLTGVSNGRSRLDGFDHIYKRDEIGSAARDADFLVIIVPYSSETHHIINAETLDVMKRSAFLINISRGGCVDERALLSALDSGKLAGAGMDVFETEPLPAQSPLWHHPKIIVTPHIGGMADIYHQQALPIVAENFSRYGRDGADGLAGKFDR, from the coding sequence ATGCCCTCAAGAACTGTTCTGATATATGATCGAAACGCCGACTGGTACGCTGAACAGCTTGCTAAGCTTTGCCCCGGTTACCGGTTTGTCACAGCGACCAGCGCGGACGACGCCATGAAGCTGGCAGGTGAGGCGGAGATTCTCATGGCACTTGCGCCGGCGATCAAGCGCGATTTGATCGCCGCCATGCCGAAGCTGCAATGGGTTCAGGCCCTGACAACGGGCGTTGATAATCTTGTCGCCATGGCAGAGCTGTCGCCCAAGGTGACACTGACGAATTGCAGCGGATTTCATGGACCGCAAATGTCGGAACTGGCGCTGTTGCTGATGCTCTCGCTGGCGCGCAATTTTCCGGCAATGCTGGACAACCAGCAGGCCGCAAAATGGGAAAGATGGCCGCAGCCCCTGCTGACCGGGAAAACCGCCTGCCTTGTCGGCCTGGGCAGCATTGCCGAAACGCTGGCAAAACGCTGTGTCGCGCTGGATATGCGCCTTACCGGCGTTTCCAATGGCCGCTCCCGACTCGACGGATTTGACCATATCTACAAACGCGACGAGATCGGCAGCGCCGCGCGTGATGCGGATTTTCTTGTTATCATCGTACCTTATTCCAGTGAAACCCATCACATCATCAATGCCGAAACGCTTGATGTCATGAAGCGGTCCGCCTTCCTGATCAATATTTCACGCGGCGGTTGTGTCGACGAGCGCGCTTTGCTGTCGGCCCTCGACAGCGGAAAGCTTGCCGGTGCCGGCATGGATGTCTTCGAGACCGAACCTTTGCCCGCCCAAAGCCCGCTCTGGCACCATCCGAAGATCATCGTGACACCACACATCGGCGGCATGGCGGATATTTATCATCAGCAGGCTCTGCCGATTGTCGCCGAAAATTTCAGCCGCTATGGACGTGACGGCGCTGATGGTCTGGCCGGAAAATTTGACCGTTAA